From one Cygnus olor isolate bCygOlo1 chromosome 26, bCygOlo1.pri.v2, whole genome shotgun sequence genomic stretch:
- the TMEM59L gene encoding transmembrane protein 59-like isoform X2, which yields MAAPGPRAPPLLALGLALAAAAAAAAAATDPFSPQLGDTGACRRQCGRSLPHRAAADAVLNACYRGCRLFSICHFVDASAALNTTRAECEAACAEAYSNAQERFGCRTGCRKQLPEVESRMDKSPEVKAPSFSMLDLVSTFCNDIVSSAQSFISSTWTFYLQADDGKVVVFQSQPQMEFPLPEVQMTQPERPGPVASPRAPQPHAGPRQKEEKHTPGKEPRGKAKPADAPQPEHDFLGCMAKRSGLPRWILAACLFLSVMVMLWLSCASLVTAPEQHVKTQPLSINGDKEYLEDLDGPGAFPLPPVIAVTLCPAHGEDAGPLPLKVDLDKTVL from the exons ATggcggccccgggcccccgggcccccccgcTCCTCGCCCTCGGTTTGGCcctggccgccgccgccgccgccgccgccgctgccacCGACCCGTTCTCGCCCCAGCTCGGGGACACCGGAGCTTGCCGCCGGCAGTGCGGCCGCAGCCTGCCGCACCGGGCCGCCGCC gatgctgtTCTCAACGCCTGTTACCGGGGCTGCCGGCTGTTCTCCATCTGTCACTTCGTGGATGCGAGCGCGGCGCTGAACACAACCAGAGCCGAGTGTGAAGCAG CGTGCGCCGAAGCCTACAGCAACGCGCAGGAGCGGTTCGGCTGCAGGACCGGGTGCCGCAAGCAGCTGCCGGAGGTGGAGAGCAGGATGGACAAG AGCCCGGAGGTGAAGGCGCCGTCGTTCTCCATGCTGGATTTGGTCTCCACCTTCTGCAACGACATCGTCAGCTCTGCCCAGAGCTTCATCTCCTCCACCTGGACCTTCTACCTGCAGGCGGACGATGGCAAAGTGGTGGTGTTCCAG TCCCAGCCCCAGATGGAGTTCCCGCTGCCCGAGGTGCAGATGACCCAGCCGGAGCGGCCGGGACCGGTGGCCAGCCCccgcgccccgcagccccacgCAG GCCCTCGgcagaaggaggagaagcacaCCCCCGGGAAGGAGCCGCGGGGCAAAGCCAAGCCCGCGGACGCGCCGCAGCCGGAGCACGACTTCCTGGGCTGCATGGCCAA GCGCTCGGGCCTTCCTCGCTGGATCCTGGCCgcctgcctcttcctctccGTCATGGTGATGCTGTGGCTGAGCTGCGCCAGCTTGGTGACGGCCCCCGAGCAGCACGTCAAGACCCAG CCTCTGAGCATCAACGGGGACAAGGAGTACCTGGAGGACCTGGACGGCCCCGGCGCCTTCCCCCTGCCACCCGTCATCGCCGTCACCCTGTGCCCCGCGCACGGCGAGGACGCGGGGCCGCTGCCCCTCAAGGTCGACCTGGACAAGACCGTCCTGTAG
- the TMEM59L gene encoding transmembrane protein 59-like isoform X1, with protein MAAPGPRAPPLLALGLALAAAAAAAAAATDPFSPQLGDTGACRRQCGRSLPHRAAADAVLNACYRGCRLFSICHFVDASAALNTTRAECEAACAEAYSNAQERFGCRTGCRKQLPEVESRMDKSPEVKAPSFSMLDLVSTFCNDIVSSAQSFISSTWTFYLQADDGKVVVFQSQPQMEFPLPEVQMTQPERPGPVASPRAPQPHAGPRQKEEKHTPGKEPRGKAKPADAPQPEHDFLGCMAKRGAVGCYRRSGLPRWILAACLFLSVMVMLWLSCASLVTAPEQHVKTQPLSINGDKEYLEDLDGPGAFPLPPVIAVTLCPAHGEDAGPLPLKVDLDKTVL; from the exons ATggcggccccgggcccccgggcccccccgcTCCTCGCCCTCGGTTTGGCcctggccgccgccgccgccgccgccgccgctgccacCGACCCGTTCTCGCCCCAGCTCGGGGACACCGGAGCTTGCCGCCGGCAGTGCGGCCGCAGCCTGCCGCACCGGGCCGCCGCC gatgctgtTCTCAACGCCTGTTACCGGGGCTGCCGGCTGTTCTCCATCTGTCACTTCGTGGATGCGAGCGCGGCGCTGAACACAACCAGAGCCGAGTGTGAAGCAG CGTGCGCCGAAGCCTACAGCAACGCGCAGGAGCGGTTCGGCTGCAGGACCGGGTGCCGCAAGCAGCTGCCGGAGGTGGAGAGCAGGATGGACAAG AGCCCGGAGGTGAAGGCGCCGTCGTTCTCCATGCTGGATTTGGTCTCCACCTTCTGCAACGACATCGTCAGCTCTGCCCAGAGCTTCATCTCCTCCACCTGGACCTTCTACCTGCAGGCGGACGATGGCAAAGTGGTGGTGTTCCAG TCCCAGCCCCAGATGGAGTTCCCGCTGCCCGAGGTGCAGATGACCCAGCCGGAGCGGCCGGGACCGGTGGCCAGCCCccgcgccccgcagccccacgCAG GCCCTCGgcagaaggaggagaagcacaCCCCCGGGAAGGAGCCGCGGGGCAAAGCCAAGCCCGCGGACGCGCCGCAGCCGGAGCACGACTTCCTGGGCTGCATGGCCAA GCGGGGGGCGGTGGGGTGTTACAGGCGCTCGGGCCTTCCTCGCTGGATCCTGGCCgcctgcctcttcctctccGTCATGGTGATGCTGTGGCTGAGCTGCGCCAGCTTGGTGACGGCCCCCGAGCAGCACGTCAAGACCCAG CCTCTGAGCATCAACGGGGACAAGGAGTACCTGGAGGACCTGGACGGCCCCGGCGCCTTCCCCCTGCCACCCGTCATCGCCGTCACCCTGTGCCCCGCGCACGGCGAGGACGCGGGGCCGCTGCCCCTCAAGGTCGACCTGGACAAGACCGTCCTGTAG